The stretch of DNA TCCCATTTCATTTTCAACCACTTCCACGATACGGTCGACATACGCTTCGCATTGTTCCGCTGTTGGCGCTTCAGCCATGATGCGGACAAGCGGTTCTGTACCCGATGGGCGTACAAGAATGCGGCCGTTCCCGTCCATCTCTTTTTCCACTTCGTTGATGACTTCCTTGACATGGGCATTGTCTTCAACGTGATGCTTATCCGTCACCCTTACGTTCTTCAAGATTTGCGGATATTTTTCGATTTCACCTGCCAGTGCCGAAAGCGGCTTGCCGGTCGCCTTCATGATATTCACCAGCTGAATCGCACTCAGCATGCCGTCACCCGTCGTATTATGGTCAAGGAAAATGATGTGCCCGGACTGTTCGCCGCCCAGGTTGTAATCATGCTTGCGCATCGCTTCCATGACATAACGGTCCCCTACTTTTGTCTGAGCGCTTTCGATCCCATTTGCTTCGAGTCCTTTATAAAAACCAAGGTTGCTCATAACAGTGGATACAACCGTATTTTGTTTCAGCCAGCCTTTTTCTTTCATGTACGATGCACATATGAACATGATCTGGTCCCCGTCCACAATCTCGCCGTTTTCATCGACAGCGATCAGGCGGTCGCCATCCCCGTCAAAAGCAAGGCCGATATCGGCTTCTTTTTCTTTTACCAATTCAGCAAGTTTCCCGGGATGTGTGGAACCTACCCCGTCATTGATGTTCAAGCCATTCGGAGATGTGCCGATCGTACTGATATCCGCCTCAAGATCCGCAAATAGATGCGGTGCAAGCGAGTAAGTTGCTCCATGTGCACAATCAAGCGCTACATGGATGCCATCGAATTCTTCTTCAATTGTCGTCTTTAAGTATTGAAGGTATTTCTGGCCGCCTTCAAAATAGTCATTGACCTGACCGAGGTCCTTTCCAATCGGACGCGGCAGACTGTCATTGTGGCGGTCAAGCAGTTCCTCAATTTCCTCTTCCTGGTCATCTGACAGCTTGAAGCCGTCTGAACCGAAAAACTTGATCCCGTTATCCCCAACCGGGTTATGGGATGCCGAAATCATGACGCCAGCCTGTGCGCTCAGCGCTTTCGTCAAATAAGCGACACCCGGTGTTGAAATCACGCCGAGGCGCATCACTTCCGCCCCAATGGAAAGCAGCCCTGCAACCAGTGCCCCTTCCAGCATATGGCCGGAGATGCGGGTATCGCGGCCGATCAGGACTTTTGGCCGTTCTTCATAATGCTTCGTCAACACATAGCCGCCGTATCTTCCGACTTTAAAGGCCAGCTCCGGCGTCAATTCAGTATTCGCTACGCCGCGCACACCATCTGTACCAAAATATTTACCCATTCTTAAATCGCTCCTTCACAAACATTCAATCATCACTGAATTTGTATTTCTGCTGTTTCTGGATCCAGTGACCACGTTATATTTTGCGGGCCGTTCACTTCCAGCTTCACATCGTGAGTGCCCTTTGAGTATCCGCTTAAATCTGCATATATCTCGATATCTTCTGCAGTGATGTCCTTCAAAACGCTTTCTGATCCGTATATCACAAGATCTGCTGTGTTCGTTTCACCTGTGAACGATGCACTCAAGTCGCTCGAAAGGCCGACCACTTCAATCGGGAGGCTGGTGAATGTTTTATCCGCTTTAGCCTCTACATCGATCGTCACCTTTACTTTTTCAGGATCAATCCGTTTCACGCCGTCAGGAATGGGGATATCCAACTCCATCACTGTATCTTTTGTGATTTCCGATAAATCGATTGTCACATCATCAATGTATTCGATTTTTTCAAGCACGTCATTTGGCGCGAAAATGGTGATTTCACTCGGCTCAACATCAAACGAATTGACACTCAAGCCTTCAGGCAGATCGCCTTTGCGATTGATCTTAAAAGGCACGACCGCCGAAGGGCTCGAAACCGGCACTTTCACTTCAACGACAGAAGGCTCCACTGTAACGGGCACTTCCTCACCCGCCTGATCGTATACCCTGACCGGGGCATCGACCGTCGCTGTTTCTTTCACGCTTTTCAAATCAACAATCGCTTTAACGATAGCGATGTCCTCAATTGCTTCTTTAGCACCTGTCACCTTTACACTATTCGGTGACACAATCGGCTGTTCAACCGTATATCCGTCTTCCATCTCTTTTTCATTAATGAAATCAACGTCAACCTGCATGATTTTGGAAACCTTTTCCTGAATCGTCACTGTTGCCGTCGACGGCTCAAGGCTTACAGCCAGCTTATCCGAAAAATTCCTGTGCTGAATTTTCACCTGGTGGCTGCCCGGCTTAAGACCTTCGAGGTTGACAAAAACCTCATATTTACGCTGGAGCCTGGTCGTTGTAATCGCACTTGAAGGCCCTGTCAAAGACACCGTCACACTTGAAGGGAGCCCGCTCACCACATATTTCGATTCATCGTAAGACGCATCAAGTGCAACATCAAGGACCGTCTCATCATTTTCATTCGTCCCCGGGATTGCTCCCTGTCCCTGCTGGGAATCCGGCGTATCCATATTGACCGCAAGATAAAGCATAAACGCCAAAAGCAACGAGATGATTTTCACAAAAAGCGGCGTATTCAACAGCTTATCCATCTTTCTTCCCCCTCCAATTCCATCGTGATGAAGAGGTTGGCTTAGGTTGGGCAGTCAGCTCATCGTTCAGCAGTTCCTCCAGCTTTTCAACCGTTAGCCCTCTGTACAGCTCCCCGTTTCTCGTCAGGGAAATCTGGCCGGTCTCTTCAGACACGACAACGGTAAGACTGTCGGTCACTTCACTGATCCCGAGTGCAGCCCTGTGCCGCGTCCCCAGCTCTTTTGAAATGAACTTACTCTCGGATAACGGCAAATAACATGCGGCAGCTGTGATTTCAT from Bacillus marinisedimentorum encodes:
- a CDS encoding CdaR family protein, with product MDKLLNTPLFVKIISLLLAFMLYLAVNMDTPDSQQGQGAIPGTNENDETVLDVALDASYDESKYVVSGLPSSVTVSLTGPSSAITTTRLQRKYEVFVNLEGLKPGSHQVKIQHRNFSDKLAVSLEPSTATVTIQEKVSKIMQVDVDFINEKEMEDGYTVEQPIVSPNSVKVTGAKEAIEDIAIVKAIVDLKSVKETATVDAPVRVYDQAGEEVPVTVEPSVVEVKVPVSSPSAVVPFKINRKGDLPEGLSVNSFDVEPSEITIFAPNDVLEKIEYIDDVTIDLSEITKDTVMELDIPIPDGVKRIDPEKVKVTIDVEAKADKTFTSLPIEVVGLSSDLSASFTGETNTADLVIYGSESVLKDITAEDIEIYADLSGYSKGTHDVKLEVNGPQNITWSLDPETAEIQIQ
- the glmM gene encoding phosphoglucosamine mutase, whose protein sequence is MGKYFGTDGVRGVANTELTPELAFKVGRYGGYVLTKHYEERPKVLIGRDTRISGHMLEGALVAGLLSIGAEVMRLGVISTPGVAYLTKALSAQAGVMISASHNPVGDNGIKFFGSDGFKLSDDQEEEIEELLDRHNDSLPRPIGKDLGQVNDYFEGGQKYLQYLKTTIEEEFDGIHVALDCAHGATYSLAPHLFADLEADISTIGTSPNGLNINDGVGSTHPGKLAELVKEKEADIGLAFDGDGDRLIAVDENGEIVDGDQIMFICASYMKEKGWLKQNTVVSTVMSNLGFYKGLEANGIESAQTKVGDRYVMEAMRKHDYNLGGEQSGHIIFLDHNTTGDGMLSAIQLVNIMKATGKPLSALAGEIEKYPQILKNVRVTDKHHVEDNAHVKEVINEVEKEMDGNGRILVRPSGTEPLVRIMAEAPTAEQCEAYVDRIVEVVENEMGID